The Eleutherodactylus coqui strain aEleCoq1 chromosome 6, aEleCoq1.hap1, whole genome shotgun sequence genome window below encodes:
- the LOC136633549 gene encoding olfactory receptor 5A2-like, with protein MEFIFVSFSNVPGLQYFLFTSFLCIYSISIVAHMFLIVVYNLSANLHTPMYFFLANFSFLETCYISTTTPYMLKNLLSNHKTITFYGCDVQMYSFVLLASTECYLLAAMAYDRYNAICHPLFYNMIMSRNACVKLIVSSWIIGLMAAIIHTSLTFSLHYCGPNKINHFYCDIPPVMALACTDTQFNEIVTFIIVLCVVVGAFLLIIVSYTRIIWTIIKHHSSAGIKKAFSTSTSHLIVVTIFFGSASIMYLRPKSTYGTNMDKFISLFYTVFAPLLNPFIYSLRNGDVKVAIRKMMHDLKIGQP; from the coding sequence TCTATCGTTGCGCATATGTTTTTAATCGTCGTCTATAACCTCAGTGCTAACCTACATACCCCTATGTACTTTTTTCTCGCCAATTTCTCATTTTTAGAAACATGTTACATCTCAACGACTACACCCTACATGTTAAAAAATCTCCTATCAAATCATAAAACCATCACTTTCTACGGCTGTGACGTGCAAATGTACAGTTTTGTGTTACTGGCATCTACAGAGTGCTACTTGCTGGCAGCCATGGCTTATGACCGATATAACGCCATTTGTCACCCATTATTCTATAACATGATTATGAGTAGAAATGCTTGTGTTAAGCTTATAGTGAGCTCATGGATCATTGGTTTGATGGCTGCCATAATACATACATCTCTTACATTCTCCTTACATTATTGCGGGCCCAATAAAATCAACCATTTCTACTGTGACATTCCACCTGTAATGGCCTTGGCATGTACTGACACACAGTTTAATGAAATTGTGACTTTTATAATTGTCCTATGTGTGGTTGTAGGTGCTTTCCTATTAATAATTGTTTCATATACACGGATCATTTGGACAATTATAAAGCACCATTCCTCAGCTGGGATTAAGAAAGCTTtctccacctccacctctcaccTCATAGTTGTGACTATATTCTTTGGATCCGCTAGTATAATGTATCTGAGGCCTAAGTCAACTTATGGTACAAATATGGATAAGTTTATATCACTCTTCTATACTGTTTTTGCACCATTGTTAAATCCCTTTATTTACAGTTTAAGAAATGGTGATGTGAAAGTTGCTATAAGAAAAATGATGCATGACTTAAAAATAGGTCAGccataa